AGCTGCACTGAACGTCCCCGCGCACAAGTCTGTGGCCAGGGCGGCCGAGGACGAGGGACCAGAGGGCCGGTACGCTCGAGGACCGCGCGCCACGGGGTGCGCCCGCGCCAGGGGGTCGATGCCCGCGGAGGCCAGGCGCCTCACGCGAGGAGTGGGGCGGGGCAATCCGCCTCTCGCGTCAGGCAAAGTCGCTCACCCGACGGCACGTAGTCTTCGTCCTCCTCCGAGGTGGAGAAGTCTTCAGAGTCGAATTCCTCCATGTCGCTGCCGCTCGGCGCTAGCGAACCCAAAGCACCGCAGCAGCTGCCCGGAACAGCGGCGGTCTAGGGAGCGACCATAGAGCTGGGGCGGCGGCAGCTAGGGCGGCCCCCCGACAACGTTGTGCACATGCGCAGAAAGTGCTACGTGGTCAGAAGACGACACTTCCGGCCGCTGCCTCAGGGCTGACTTTCCCTGGGCCCTAGCGCGAGTGGGGACCCTCCCACCTGCGGTGGGTACTGGAATTTGTAGTCTTCGGCTTCACCTCACCTCCTTGATTTAGAAAGtttgctaaaataaaattacacGTCTATGGAAATATGTTGACCTTTATTATTCATGGGTTCGGGTTTTCAAGTTCACTTGCTTGCTAAAATTTATATGTGACCCCCCCAAATGAATAATGAGAGTACTTTCTGGAGTTACTCCTGGGCATGCGCAGAGGATGAAAATTTGGAGCTGGCAGAGGCGCGGGTTCCCAGCTGCAGCCGGAACGAGGGAGAATCTCCGCCTTCTGGTTGCAGCTCTCAAGTTGTAAACGAGAGTCCTTTCTTCGGTCCATTTAGTGAcacttttctttgcatttttttgctcTTTGTTGGTGATTTTGCTCCCAAGCGTAGTGCTGAAGCGCTGTCGGGTGTTCTAAGCGCAAGAAGACAGTGATGTGCCGGATGGAGAAAATACATGTGTTAGATAAGCTCCGTGGGGGCCTCAGTTAAGTGCTGTTGGCCGTGAGCTCGGTGTTAACGAATCAACAATCCGATacatggagaaaaaggaaaaggaaattcgCCGATCTGTACGTGAGGCCGCTCCGGAAAGTGCTAAAGTAATATCTACAGTGCGTGATGAACTATGGAGAAGATGGAAAAGCGGCTCAGTTTGTGTATTCCTGAGATGAGCActgataaaacaaaaacaaacaaacattgtgGACAGCACTGTTGTGAGACTGAAAGCCAAAGAAACTTATGGTCACATTACCCAGGGTCAGAGAAATGTTAAGCCCTTCTCTGCGAGTGCAGGCTGGCTCGCACGTTTCAAAAAGCGATACCGGGTGAAAAATGCTAAACTTGCAGGTGAGGTAAGTTCTGCGGACCAGGAGGCCGCAGaacaatttagaaaatacttGCTAAAAGTTCTACAGGAAAAAGGTTATGTGGAAGAGCAGGTTTTCAATGCTGATAAGACAGGCTTATTTTACAAGGATGTTAGCAAACGAATCTATGTAATGCAAATGGCCTCCAAAGCCCCTAGCTTCAAATCACGCCAAGACCAAGCAACCTTGCTATTGTGCACCAATGCCAAGGGCGATTTTAAGTGCAAACCGCTAATAGGGTACAGAGCCCAAAATCCACAagcatttaaaggaaaaaacGTGAACCATCTGCCAGTCCATTGGAGGTGAAACAAAAAAGCATGGATGATGTCTGATTGGTTCCACAGCTGTTTCATCCCAGAAGTTGAACAGTATCTCCAGGGCAGAAACCTtgccttcattattttattaattttgggtACTGCTCCAGTCCATCGCTGTGAAGAACTTGAAAATGCACACCTCAACATAGTTctatttctgcctccaaacactGTCTCTGTTGTCCAGCCCCTTAATCAGGGCATAATAAAAGCCGGTCCaccaaatcaatttttttttctttacattgcttaatttatttatttattttgtagagacagagtctcactttatggccctcggtagagtgtcatggcctcacttagctcacagcaacctccagctcttgggcttaagcgattctcttgcctcagcctcccaagtagccgggactacaggcgcccgccacaatgcccggctcacCAAAtcaatttgaaaacatttttctcaccCCTTACCCTTTAGAACTCTCCTGTTTCTTCTCAGTCACCAGCCTCTGTAGTTTGCCTATACTGAACActttcatgtaaatgaaatcatgtgTAGCCTTTTGTGACGGGTCTCTTTCACTCAGAATGacgttttctttccttttttttttgagacagtctcattatgttgctctcggtagagtactgtggcttcatagctcaaagcaacctcaaactcttgggcttaagtgattctcttgcctcagccttccaaggagctgggactacagatgcccaccgtaatgcctggctgtttttttgttgtagtcatcattgttggcaggcccaggctggattcaaacccaccagctccagtgtatgtggctggcactctagccactgagctacaggcgccgagcctcagtGCACTTTCATTGTTTCCCAGGGGAAATGGTgaacgcagtcccccactaccacaaattatgcagttgagtttcccacatttggagAAATCGCAGGGGTTGgcacatccggagtgcaatggataagcctcgccctgggaaaaccaccttcgtgatcTTGGTATCTCCCTGCCAGGTATCTCACTGCACTTTCTTGATGGGCATTCTTTGACGCCTAAGTTTCTTCTGATGAAGTCCAACTGATTATTGTCTCTTGTCTTGGTGCTTTTGGGGTGGTATCTAAGAAAGCTTTGCCTAAGCTAATTTTGctcttgttttcttctaagagttttatagttttagttcttacatttaggCTTATGACCTATTtaagctgatttttcttttttttttttttttttgagacagagcctcaagctgtcaccctgggtagagtgttgtggcatcacagctcacagcaacctccaactcctgggctcaagtgattctcctgactcagcctcccaagtagctgggactacaggtgcccgccacaacgcccggctatttttttggttgcagccgtcattgttgtttggtgggcccgggctggattcgaacctgccagctcaggtgtatgtggctggtgccttagccgcttgagccacagctgATTTTTCTTATGGTAGAATAATACAAATGTAGGTCTGAAACTTAGACCCTTTAATTGGAAGCTACCATTCTTGACCTCATTTTCCTTGGGCAGTGTAAATGGACCCTTTTGCCCCATCACTGGGGTAGGTCTGGAGGAAAAGATTCACTGGAGTTCTCCAGCAGACCTTCCCCACCAGCATCCCTGGCACTGCATGCTACTGTTCAAATTCATAACTATAAAGGTTCCAACCCCTTGAAGGGTAACTAAAGTGGAAACTGGTTTCTAATAATTGACACAAAAAAGTGGTGGTTAGCAAATCCAACTTAAAATCATGTATTGTTTAAATGAGTTGCCAGTACTTAAAAATGTAGAGATTTCAAATAGTTGACTAGTTTCCAGCTTCccttgaaaaatgaaaatctgacaACAATTGGGCTTATGATCCTGCAAAGCTGAAGCAGGCAAGAGCCAAGCACTAGTCAGCCTCTTTAGACAGGACTCTCCAGTTAGCCACGGTACTCATCCCTCCCACCCCTGTAAGATTGCTGGCTATTATTCTGCTGTCCTGGCAATAACTTGGGAGGTTCTGTCTGTCAAATGCAGCACCGTTAACCCCTCATCTTCCAGTTTCTTTCTACCATTCTTGGGTCACTATCTTTTTGGAAACTCAAAGTTCTTCACCCATTAGGTCCCAGATACACACACATTGTACAATCTTGGGGGCTTCTGGCTGAACTGCATTTTATCTTTCTGAAGTGCTAGAAATATTCTGTCTCTTGAACAGAGTGGTAGTCATGTaagtatacatacataaaatttgtCAAGCTATACATTAAGATTTGTGAACTTTACTATATGTGAAACTTCAATGAAAGAATTACTATTTTTTATACTCTATCAGCATTCAGCCATCCCTACATAGAATCATTAAAAACTGCTTGATGGCAATATATGGGCCACAAAGTAGAGTTAGTAACAGTCAAGTTCCATGAAAATAgtttaatcacatttttaaacaaaaattttaccaTAAATTAGTAAGAAGTTgaacataaacatatataattaaatgctaagttattttaaaaaaacaaaaactaaagttAGACAATTTAATTGCAAACTTAATTACAAAAGATTAAACTCGTTGGCcactgaaaaagaaatacaattctaACTCACAGAATTGGAAGTAATTCTTTATTGACAAAcatttagaattagaaatgtcagtagaaaaataaaatttaaataattttctgttgtacAAAGGTTTGATCATTTGGACTGTAGCAGTTAGTGTAAGACCCTAATACAAAAAGTTAAGCTGATTTTAGTCACAACCAGCCATACAGAGTGCACAAAGAAACCTTCTGTGTGTGGACTGCTAATGGCACCAGGGCTTCACATTGCAGGAAGTGGTCTCTTAGGGAAGGGTGGTGTGGGCTGAGCGTAGTAAGAACCGAATTCAAACCGGAGCAGTCAGAAGGGACACTGTAGTCAAAAGCCTACACACACTTTTTAAGTGAGTTTTAAGATGTTGTAAGAACTAATATTGTGTGGCAAAAAAAGTAAGTTAACAGCAAAAGAGAGACATCTTTTTCTTGGACTGTCCTCTATACTTCTTTATATGAACTTAAGTTTTCACAAAATGCTTTCAACCTCAAgccccacattaaaaaaaaaaaaaaaaaaatcaagaaatctttttttttttttttgcaagttttgaccagggttgggtttgaacccaccacctccagtatatggggctggcacctcacttcttgagccacaggtgccaccctagaaatCAGTTTTTAATGGTAGGGGGCTGCCTCCCCaccttgcatttattttttttttaaaggaaaatagaagCACAGCTGGGGAAAGGATGGTTGTATATGTCTCTCAGAAAATCAGTtgacaaaaattctcaaaaaaatggctcagcaccagtagctcagcggctaaggtgatagccacatacaccagagctggcaggttcaaatccagccccagcctgccaaacaacaatgacaactataaccgaaaaatagccgggctttgtggcgggcacctgtaagtcccagctacttgggaggctgaggcaaaagaatcgcttaagcccaggagttggagtttgctgtgagtggtgatgctacagcactctacccagggcgacagcttgaggctctatctcaaaaacaaacaaacaaacaaaaaactacataAGGTAAAATAAACTATTCAACACAATTGCCAATATTCTTCCATCTAAGCAACCACCCCCAAATAATTCTATATTTgagacaaaaaagggaaaaagaaaatcaaagtggAAAAGACATTACATTATCATTCAAACAGTTTCTCCCTGAAAATATTTCAAGCTACACAGCTCAATCTACATAaagtttatatacatttattcacAGGAGAATGCGTCACATACTGGGATGGATGAAACGTTCAataatttataaagttttttttgaagtttttaaaaagaatagataatcaaaataaatcaaataagaaacAGATGGGGGAAAAGGGCACCTTCCAAAATGCCTTAATTTTATGTCTTGgctctaaagaaaaataacctaaTATTTAGATCAGGGATCAGTATGTTCAAAAATTACTATTCAAGGGGAAGGATCTACCAACTACTGGTCTACATTCAGTTTGTGAAATTATATCCAAAAGAACTCTAATTAGAGGCAAACTtcaaaagaaatgatcaaaatCATTTCccagaataaaaaatacaatttgcccagatttcttaaactgaagaCAAACTTTTCAAAACTGTAGCTTTTTGAACTGAAAACTACAATCTTTAATAATTTACTTAGAAAATGCTGGGCCCCGTGGCTTGtgacagtagtcccagctacttaggagacttgAGTTGAGGGGatcatttaaggccaggagttcaagaccagtttgggcaatatagtgagaccctatctcaaaaattaaaaaaaaaaagggatttttaaaaatttgcttagAAGAAGTATTTGAACTTCTTTTGGGGGAATTAGTAAGGACATTTGGCTGCATTCCAGCTTTACTTATAATTTCCCACCCAGCCTGAGTATGTTATCATGATTTTTATAAGTGGGCTAATCAGTCAAAAGAAATTGTCCTATTAATTTTCGAtacctttgtaattttttctctATGACTTTCCCTGGAAAATTAGTCCTCttgataatacatattttttttttttttgtagagacagagtctcactgtaccaccctcggtagagtgccgtggcctcacacagctcacagcaacctccaactcttgggcttaagcgattctcttgcctcagcctcccgagtagctgggactacaggcgcccgccacaacgcccggctacctcTTGATAATTTTTAATCAGAAGCCACAGTGCATTTTGCTTTTAAAGGAACAGATATATTCATGTCCATATGACTTCACGAGGTATTAGCCTTAATCTCACAATAAAAACCTTCCTTTAAAATGTCAGATTTAATTACCAGTAACTATTTTGAAAACAGATAACAGAAATAACAACCACAATGATtgtattccatataaaacagtTGAGGTGGTGAGAATCAAGTTAgagatttaatttttgtaattctttCCCTTTTGAATGTCACAGTTTTCAGGccttttaatgaaaatgaaaggcaaaagaataaaaattaaaatagctaaaacagaattttaaaagttcttggtatttaattctttttaaggatataaattctttttaataaaaacacaagGGGGAAGATAGGGGCATATCTGAAAATTAAACTTTAGGCACTTCCTGGGAGTTGATACCCAATACTATACAAGTGGGCTAGTTACCACTAAGTAAACACATTAAGACTAAGAAACCAATTACCACTACTCTAGTTTCAGAAGCATTTCTACAGTTTTTCAAAGGTCATTAATAAACCCAAGTCACTAGGAAAATTATAAGAGAATGTTCAAAGTAAGAACTAATATTTGTGCCTCAATGTCCGAAGATTACCCTAACCAATCTGGCTTACAGTGTCTAACTCAAGCTATTTAATAGGGCATCCATGtataattccaatttaactaaataaaattaacagaattaaaagtgaaaagaaaaagtggtacagaaattcttttaaaaatcttggttGAGAACAGTGGTGCATGTCTGCAgtctcaacactttgggaggccaaagtggaaagatcatttgaggccaggaggttgagaccagcctgagcaatgtagtaaaatcccaactataaaaaaacaaaaacaaaaaacttgtttAAAGTCTCAGCTAGcttattttgataaaatgtacaaaataacaaattcacatttcttaaaatatatcagATAATGAGAGGTCAAGATAGTTATACAGAAAATGTCACATTATTCAGTGTTACCTACTTTTCTTTAATCAGTGGAAATCAAAGCCATTACTTGAGTTAtacttcaatattttttcttgttttatttcaccAAATATGTTTTCAAAGCTATACTTAATCAAAACCTACTTGGCACTTAATGTCATGAAGatgtagccaaaaaaaaaaaagtctgccaaATTTTAATCAAGATTAGATCAATTTAAGATTTTAGTACATACTCTACTCATTTGAAATAAACCAGTATCTTCCATAGTTTCTCTGCTATAAGCAACAAGGCCTTACCTCACAGAATACTGTTAATTTCAGTGCAAGGGATGCCAACCCAGAGGCATTGCTGCCCTGACTTGAGTAAAGGTGCAAGTGTAAAACTGCTTAAAGatctacaaaaaagaaatccaagaaacttgttttgttttggttgagAATGCTGAGTTCACAAACATCTTCAATTCCAGGAGCTTCAAACTAAGGAAGGGGCTGAGACGTCCTTCACGTTCCTGTTCACCACGTTGACTCCATTTGAAGAACAAGGAAAATACCACACTCCATAATGGATTCTTTTTGAGGATTCTATAAAACATAGGTTCATCTCAGCAGAAGGGTATGCTATAGAGTAGCTAAAACTCGTAAAAAGGAGACCACTACTACACAAAATGTCTGTCCAGTGCCTAAGGTGAGGGCTTCAAATGGTATCATTTCCTTCCCTGCTGCTCGGTAAACTCCAGCAATTGCTGCACCTGAGGAAAAATTCAGGGTGTTGCagaaacaaacgaacaaacacaAAGTTAAAATCATGAAAACACAGCATTTAGAATTCTACTACAAGTAGAATATTCCaaatttatatacattaaaattaattttattttccctatCTTGTCTGCTAAGGTTTTAAGTATTTGTTACATAGTTTGCAGATCACTGATTAAGTGCTTTCAGATGCTGATCCTTAAAACTAAGAATCTcttacatttattgaataaaaggcaataaaataatttggaagtCATAATCAAAATCACACGACCTGATTACAAACTCAACAACATCTCTCATTCCCCTGCCAATCAGCCCTATGCCTAGCATTTAACAGGTACCCAATTCTTGGCAACAAAGGATAAAGAATCTTTTGAGTTAGAATGAGCAAGAAACAGTCCACAGGGAAACCCTGCTCTACCTTCTATTATACTCAGAGTTTCCTTCAAGAAATGCATgcagaaggaagggggagaggggttggaaaaagaagagacaaGGACTCTAAGCCTTAAAGTTGTTATTGAActtagtgggtttttttgttgttgttgttgttgttgttgttgcagtttggtcggggccaggtgcGAACCAGCCACCTTCAGtacatgggaccggtgccctatccactgagccacaggcgccgtccctgaACTTAGTGTTTATAGCACAACTATGTATCTGGAATTAAGACTTTATAtgcacattatctcatttaatcaccATTCGAGCATATGAGGTGGCCAGTAGCATCCCTATTTCACTGAGGGACAAACTAAAACAGTCTACTGGAGCTAATAATCCAGTTCAAAGACTGGAACTAAGCTCTCTAAGGCAGCAggaggtgacacagtgagaacaCAGAGAAACTAGGGCACTTtctcacaagaaaagaaaaagaaaaactcaggtcAAAGAGACAGAGGAAGATCTGTGCTTGAAGCTCAAGGTACGTGTATAATTCACAGTAAAAAAATAGTTACAAACTAGtaaaacattacatttctatACTAAAACAGTATGTTTATGTTTACACATATACCTAAACAATGCATACACACTAAAATGCAAATTGTGGTTATTACTTAGGGATGGGAAAATggatgattttaaattttacttaaaatttctcatttatataaacatatgaaTCTAAAAATGATTTAAACTGATTCTCATCCCTGTAATTGTGTCGAGCTAAAGCCCAAACAGGTACTTTTCTAAATAACAATTCTTGtcattagccaggtgtggtggctcaggtctgtaatcctagcattctggaaggctgaggtgggtggattgcctgagctcatgggctggggaccagcctgagcaagagtgaaaccccaacTCTAAAAGTaaccagtgcctgtagtcccagctactcgggagaatgaggcaagggaatcgcttgagcccaagagcttaaggttgctgtgagctatgacgctatagcactaTGCGTCATAGCAGCTATGACGCTATAGCGTCACGCTATAGcagctatgacgctatagcaccgagggtgacaaaataagactctgtctcaaaaaaaaaaaaaaaatcttgtcttttattccccccccttttttttttttttttgtggtttttggccggggctgggtttgaacccgccacctctggcatatgggatcagtgccctactccttgagccacaggcgccacccatgtctTTTATTCCCAAGGTAGCTTATCAACCATCTAGCAATGCCACTAGCCAGATGATAGCTGATTAGAAAGGAGCAGTAGCttccaaaaagacaaatacagctgGCCACCTCCtgacactgaccacctccttaagctgacctaattctcatagaccgGTCATGCACCACGTGTCAGTACGGTAGCTTAGTTCTTTCTGTTGACACCTCAGTctgtggaccagtttgttacatcCCTTGAGTAGTCAACTAAAAGGGATTCTACTCTCTTTACTTTGCTAGCAGCCTGTCTCACAAACTGTACCACACATAGCTTAATATGGATTCCCTAAAGCCACAGAAAGAAACTCTAACTCAGGATTTCAAAGAGGTTAGGCAAATAACAGGGCCTTGAGGGTGAGAAAAAtaccaaaacataaaaataaagcactTATGGTTGAAAGCCACTCCTTTCTTCATCCTGTACAGATAACGTTTCTAAAATGGGTCCTGAAATTAACCGACTTGTCATAGTAAATGTTTTTGACTGGTATTTTAATGTCTAACATACTTGTCAAGATTCCAGCAGTAATTGGTCCCACGATGCCCATCAACAGGATGCTTACAGACATGAACCTACCATATTTATGATGTCTGAGGGTGAAGAGGGCCAGTAATCCAGCAGGGacgtgaaagaaaagagaagacaccAGTGCCCACAGGAATACACCATACCACATCTCTACGAGGAGAGACAAAAGCTGGGAATCAGTGCCTTTTCCAGTGCAACGCCTGCAAACTGAGACTCATGCccgtttccttcctttcttttttcttttttttttttttgagacagagcctcaccttgtcaccctcaatagaatggggtagcatcacagctcatagcaaccgcaaactcatgggctcaagcaattctcttgcttcagcctcccaagtagcagggactataggcgcctgccacaacacccggctatttttagagatggggtctcaccctagctcagactggtcttgaacccatgagctcaggcaatccacccacctaggccttccagagtgctaggattacaggcctgatccaccacacccagccctcatgccctgttttcattttcaaaaccaTTTAGTTGTAGTGTAAGTTAATAAAATACCCAAATATCAATGATTTAAGAGAGTTCAACAAACAACCACCCACAAGCTACCAACTGTTTTTATACATAAAGATTTCAATTCATTTCCATTCCTTAAGTATTGCTTAAGGAATACTGTTATGTATATTaaggaatatattttatgtatgttaAGTATGACTGTTTTGCAGCTACAAGGACAAAGCTGATAATAAAGACACAGAGcagctgggcatgggggctcacgcctgtaatcctagcaccctgggaggcggaggaaggtagattgcctgagctcaggactacaagactagaaaaactagccagtcattgtggtaggtacctctagtcctagctactcaggaggcttgagatcaagagtttgaggttgctgtgaactatgatgccacagcactctacccagagtgacagagtctcaaaaaaaaaaaattaataataatgatgacacGGACTATATGGCCCACAAGCCTAAAACATGCTGTGTCTGgcccttcagaaaaaaaagttggctAACACATGACAAGCTACCTCTACCCTCCAATCAAAAAGATTcacctaaattttaaaattgcccTAAATAATATCCCTCCCACACGAAGCACAAGACTCAGTACCAATTAACAGGGTACTCCGTAGTCAATGCCCATTGCTGTTTCCTGACTTTTTGATTACTTAGTCTTCTCAAATGGAAAGCTACATAATTGTATTCATtcaattctcattttaaagacaATGCAATAAACATCAAGCCACCACCTCCCATTA
This region of Nycticebus coucang isolate mNycCou1 chromosome 2, mNycCou1.pri, whole genome shotgun sequence genomic DNA includes:
- the TMEM170A gene encoding transmembrane protein 170A isoform X1, whose protein sequence is MEREGSGGSEGSAGLLQQILSLKVVPRVGNGTLCPNSTSLCSFPEMWYGVFLWALVSSLFFHVPAGLLALFTLRHHKYGRFMSVSILLMGIVGPITAGILTSAAIAGVYRAAGKEMIPFEALTLGTGQTFCVVVVSFLRVLATL
- the TMEM170A gene encoding transmembrane protein 170A isoform X2, with protein sequence MEREGSGGSEGSAGLLQQILSLKVVPRVGNGTLCPNSTSLCSFPEMWYGVFLWALVSSLFFHVPAGLLALFTLRHHKYGAAIAGVYRAAGKEMIPFEALTLGTGQTFCVVVVSFLRVLATL